One Legionella hackeliae DNA segment encodes these proteins:
- the tolA gene encoding cell envelope integrity protein TolA: MINDQSYRKSFFIAIGFHIFLALMLLVESTSQRPVLTAAKNEPSKALPIDANPKPQEVVKAVSVDNEEVMQTVNRLKQERANQLKAEQARQQALTREAEMARRARVQEQQRLAKLKEEAEKVAIARKKQIEEEQKRLKQLALQKEQEAKRLAELKEKQEQLKKKQLEEAEKLAQLKKKQADEKLKADKEKADKEKAEKAKELARLEKEKAEKAKEALAQAEKAKAEQAERNRLAAAQQAADNAKRAQLAGEVDKYKALIVNAIGRHWILPENVNNGLSSQFRIRLAPDGAVLEVTLTRSSGDPVLDRSAQTAIYKASPLPVPTDPATFDIFRDISLTVRPENVRG; this comes from the coding sequence ATGATAAATGATCAAAGTTATCGCAAATCGTTTTTTATAGCGATTGGTTTTCATATTTTTTTAGCGTTAATGCTTTTAGTGGAATCAACGAGTCAGCGCCCTGTGCTAACTGCAGCAAAAAATGAACCTAGTAAAGCCTTACCAATTGACGCTAATCCAAAACCTCAAGAAGTAGTTAAAGCGGTAAGCGTTGATAATGAAGAGGTCATGCAGACAGTAAATCGCTTAAAACAAGAGCGGGCAAATCAACTAAAAGCTGAGCAAGCTCGTCAGCAAGCATTGACACGCGAGGCCGAAATGGCTCGCAGAGCTCGGGTACAAGAGCAGCAACGCCTGGCCAAGTTGAAGGAAGAAGCGGAAAAAGTGGCAATTGCACGTAAAAAGCAGATTGAAGAAGAACAAAAGCGTTTGAAGCAGCTCGCATTACAAAAAGAACAGGAAGCAAAGCGACTTGCAGAACTTAAAGAAAAGCAAGAGCAATTAAAAAAGAAACAGCTGGAAGAAGCTGAAAAACTTGCACAATTGAAAAAGAAACAAGCTGATGAAAAGCTAAAAGCTGATAAAGAAAAGGCAGACAAAGAAAAAGCAGAGAAGGCCAAAGAGCTAGCTCGTCTTGAAAAAGAAAAGGCTGAAAAAGCTAAAGAAGCTTTAGCCCAGGCAGAAAAAGCGAAAGCGGAACAAGCTGAAAGAAATCGATTGGCAGCAGCACAGCAAGCTGCTGACAATGCAAAAAGAGCACAGCTGGCTGGGGAAGTTGATAAATATAAGGCATTGATTGTGAATGCAATTGGACGTCACTGGATCTTGCCGGAGAATGTAAATAATGGCTTATCCAGTCAATTTCGCATTCGATTAGCACCGGATGGGGCAGTGTTGGAAGTTACATTAACAAGGAGTAGTGGTGATCCTGTTTTAGATCGCTCGGCCCAGACCGCCATCTATAAAGCATCGCCGCTTCCAGTACCAACTGATCCAGCAACTTTTGATATATTTCGTGACATCAGTCTGACTGTACGTCCAGAGAACGTTAGGGGGTAA
- a CDS encoding cytochrome b yields MQDAAAEYTKGFKFIHWFIALLVILMLGAGFFLDDLPEEYMGTAYMMHKSIGLTILFLMIFRLIWVSYKGRIPLPESVPAWERVFSRVVQYSLYLFLILMPLSGWIMSVAAQRTPSYFGLLSLPLPWVKPDKQLAHFMEDVHGIIAWVLIGLIVLHIAGALKHHFYDKDSVLQSMLPRPKMPRQRQNIKNF; encoded by the coding sequence ATGCAAGATGCCGCTGCTGAGTATACAAAGGGCTTTAAATTTATCCACTGGTTCATCGCGCTATTAGTTATCCTCATGCTAGGTGCAGGTTTCTTTCTGGATGATTTGCCTGAAGAATACATGGGAACTGCCTATATGATGCACAAGTCGATAGGACTTACTATTTTGTTTCTCATGATTTTTCGTTTAATTTGGGTGAGTTATAAAGGTAGGATCCCTTTACCTGAATCTGTTCCTGCCTGGGAGAGAGTATTTTCACGCGTGGTCCAATACAGTCTTTACCTGTTTTTAATTCTTATGCCCTTGAGTGGTTGGATAATGTCGGTGGCCGCTCAAAGAACACCTAGTTATTTTGGTTTATTGTCATTGCCATTGCCTTGGGTAAAACCTGATAAACAATTGGCTCATTTTATGGAAGATGTGCATGGAATTATTGCCTGGGTTCTTATTGGTTTGATAGTTCTTCATATTGCTGGGGCATTGAAACATCATTTTTACGATAAAGACAGTGTGTTACAAAGCATGCTGCCTCGGCCAAAAATGCCAAGGCAACGTCAAAATATTAAAAATTTTTGA
- the tolQ gene encoding protein TolQ, giving the protein MGSHASVLGYFMQAGLVVKTVMMILLAASIVSWTLILQRGWYFKRKKEECEAFSRRFWASSDLSKLYADIDSNVDIRQGLAAIFHAGFKEYVRSRKLGSVLIEPIQRAMQIKHAKEATQLEQHLPFFASVGSIAPYVGLFGTVWGIMTSFQALGHAQQATIAMVAPGISEALVATALGLFTAIPAVIAFNRYSTRANSLLDRYDLFQEELVSLIEQQTAAPIRG; this is encoded by the coding sequence GTGGGTAGCCATGCCAGTGTATTGGGTTATTTTATGCAGGCCGGTCTCGTTGTGAAGACTGTTATGATGATTTTGCTTGCTGCATCCATTGTATCGTGGACTCTTATTTTACAAAGAGGATGGTACTTTAAGCGTAAAAAAGAGGAATGTGAGGCATTCTCCAGACGTTTTTGGGCGAGTAGTGATTTAAGTAAACTTTATGCTGATATAGATAGCAATGTGGATATCCGACAGGGGTTGGCCGCAATTTTTCACGCAGGCTTTAAGGAATATGTACGCTCCCGTAAGCTAGGTAGTGTCCTCATTGAGCCCATCCAACGTGCTATGCAGATTAAACATGCGAAAGAGGCCACACAACTTGAACAACATCTTCCTTTTTTTGCTTCGGTAGGTTCTATTGCTCCCTACGTTGGTTTGTTCGGTACAGTATGGGGGATTATGACTTCCTTCCAGGCATTAGGACATGCCCAACAAGCGACTATAGCGATGGTTGCCCCAGGTATATCTGAGGCACTGGTGGCAACCGCATTGGGTCTTTTTACCGCTATCCCGGCAGTTATTGCATTTAACCGTTATTCAACAAGGGCTAATAGTCTGCTGGATCGTTACGACTTATTTCAGGAAGAATTAGTCTCACTTATTGAGCAACAAACTGCAGCGCCAATAAGAGGATAA
- the tolB gene encoding Tol-Pal system beta propeller repeat protein TolB — protein MKRLITPLFLLLSTTVFAVDLELTQGISSALPIGINSFGLDTTAQQLSGVVNNDLHFSGQFKIISSPSGLGQPSVATWRQAGADSILSGSVRRVGYNRYEVNYELVDAVAQGRVLLSKSYQISSNELRPLAHHISDEVYQKLTGERGIFSTRIAYILVQRHGEQAKYFLEVADVDGYNPQSLLVSTEPIMSPAWSPDGRQIAYVSFEKKKAQIFTVDVATGRRRLVTDFTGINGAPAWSADGRQLAVVLSKSGSAKIYSVDLGSGSMKQLTFGDAIDTEPRYSPDGRSLLFTSGRGGRPQVYRLSLADGSVTRVTYEGNYNARASYTPDQKYIVMLHREDKNFNIAVQDDSGHVTQVTFAPMDESPSVAPNGRLILYATRFNDQGVLGMVSIDGRVKIRLPAREGDVQEPAWSPYLG, from the coding sequence ATTAAACGTTTGATAACACCACTGTTTTTATTATTATCGACCACAGTTTTTGCTGTGGATTTGGAATTAACGCAAGGAATTAGTTCTGCGTTGCCTATTGGTATCAATTCTTTCGGGTTAGATACAACGGCACAGCAACTATCAGGGGTTGTAAATAATGATTTGCATTTTTCAGGGCAATTCAAAATTATTTCTTCCCCTTCAGGTTTAGGCCAACCTTCTGTTGCAACCTGGCGTCAAGCAGGGGCTGACAGTATTTTATCAGGTAGTGTTCGCCGTGTTGGTTACAATCGCTATGAAGTTAATTATGAATTAGTTGATGCTGTTGCCCAGGGGCGTGTTTTACTGTCAAAGAGTTATCAAATCAGTAGTAATGAATTGCGCCCACTGGCACATCATATCAGTGACGAAGTTTATCAAAAATTAACTGGTGAGCGTGGAATTTTTTCTACGCGAATTGCCTATATTTTAGTACAACGCCATGGTGAGCAAGCAAAGTATTTCCTGGAGGTTGCTGATGTAGATGGTTACAATCCACAAAGCCTGCTAGTTTCTACAGAACCTATTATGTCACCCGCTTGGTCTCCAGATGGTCGACAAATTGCTTATGTGTCTTTTGAAAAGAAAAAGGCACAAATTTTTACAGTGGATGTAGCAACAGGGCGGCGCCGTCTAGTGACTGACTTCACTGGTATTAACGGAGCTCCTGCCTGGTCTGCGGATGGACGCCAATTAGCTGTTGTGCTATCAAAAAGTGGTTCTGCAAAAATCTATAGTGTTGATCTTGGCTCTGGTAGTATGAAGCAACTGACATTTGGTGATGCAATTGATACAGAGCCTCGCTACTCCCCTGATGGACGTTCTTTGCTGTTTACCTCAGGTAGAGGAGGTAGACCTCAGGTATATCGCCTATCTTTAGCTGATGGTAGTGTTACTCGGGTTACTTATGAAGGCAATTACAATGCTCGGGCCTCTTATACGCCTGATCAAAAATACATAGTGATGCTGCATCGAGAGGATAAAAACTTTAATATTGCAGTACAAGATGATAGTGGACACGTAACTCAAGTGACGTTTGCACCAATGGATGAATCGCCTTCAGTGGCACCTAATGGTCGCTTAATTCTGTATGCAACTCGTTTTAACGATCAAGGTGTTTTAGGAATGGTTTCAATTGATGGACGTGTGAAAATTCGTCTTCCAGCAAGAGAAGGCGATGTTCAGGAGCCAGCTTGGTCTCCTTATTTAGGATAA
- the ybgC gene encoding tol-pal system-associated acyl-CoA thioesterase, whose product MNDHYRFDIRVYAEDTDMMGIVYHANYLRFFERARTEMIRASGLSLSALATYDCHFAINEVKLRYVAPARLDDWLTVVSKIDTKTSCSLVFEQNIYNQDNKLLCQGLIKVVCIDGRMKPKRIPENLFEVAI is encoded by the coding sequence GTGAATGACCATTATCGTTTTGATATCAGGGTATATGCAGAAGATACAGATATGATGGGCATTGTATACCATGCCAATTATCTTCGTTTTTTTGAGCGTGCACGGACGGAGATGATACGAGCGTCTGGCTTGTCTTTAAGCGCGCTGGCAACGTATGATTGCCACTTTGCAATCAATGAGGTAAAGCTGCGCTATGTCGCACCTGCCCGTTTAGATGATTGGCTAACGGTTGTTTCAAAAATTGATACTAAAACATCATGCAGCTTAGTGTTCGAACAAAATATTTATAACCAGGATAATAAGCTGTTATGTCAAGGACTTATTAAAGTAGTCTGCATCGATGGACGGATGAAACCTAAACGGATACCAGAAAATTTATTTGAAGTTGCGATTTGA
- a CDS encoding FAD assembly factor SdhE codes for MITPLRKAKFLWQCRRGMLELDLILARFANNYLEKLTDEQLDAFDKLLGCIDPELYSWLMGYETPNDKDLVEIVEFIKLHDKFA; via the coding sequence ATGATTACACCTTTAAGAAAAGCAAAATTTCTTTGGCAATGTAGACGAGGTATGCTCGAATTGGATTTAATTCTTGCTCGTTTTGCTAATAATTATTTAGAAAAACTTACTGACGAACAGCTCGATGCCTTCGATAAGCTTTTGGGTTGCATCGATCCAGAGCTATACAGCTGGTTAATGGGCTATGAAACCCCCAATGACAAGGATTTAGTCGAGATTGTTGAATTCATTAAATTGCACGATAAATTTGCGTAA
- a CDS encoding protein YgfX, which yields MRKSQYFLRIVLLVYSCAFLIVYNCFWPLYLKLLTEILLSIQLLRILRDPRPYSQYSQLTYANNRWSLHKEGYSTPLVYQRMRIIIDPGLFLLMELKNEKRSQLLIIFSDQTEPLIYKTLKLHEKIVRN from the coding sequence TTGCGTAAATCTCAATATTTTTTACGTATTGTTCTATTAGTTTATAGTTGCGCCTTTTTAATAGTTTATAACTGCTTCTGGCCGTTATATCTTAAACTACTTACTGAAATTTTATTAAGCATTCAATTGCTGCGGATCCTTCGTGATCCAAGACCGTATTCTCAATATTCACAGTTGACTTATGCTAATAACAGGTGGTCATTGCATAAAGAGGGCTACTCAACCCCATTAGTTTACCAGCGGATGCGCATCATAATTGATCCAGGCTTATTTCTTCTAATGGAATTAAAAAATGAGAAAAGGAGTCAATTGTTAATTATTTTCTCGGATCAAACTGAGCCTTTAATATATAAGACTCTGAAATTGCACGAAAAAATTGTTCGAAATTAA
- the ygfZ gene encoding CAF17-like 4Fe-4S cluster assembly/insertion protein YgfZ, with protein MNMNFDHYLINHRPYTFNPPLEKGFALQHDKNYLFELPHLGILGLQGERAQEFLQGQLTCDLYKVTPNSMRQGAQCNLKGRILSLVDVIYWQQFQLILPKDLLLETQNSLSKTALLSRVTIKPDETYKIYGFYSSNPDNLVNLPTQPYAAVHEEGFYCYSLSKQLYIFVVKNESINEFHNLFTTTEQSQGSLTWHYLMLTQKQVQIYPETRGLFLPHRLDLHLTEHLSFDKGCYKGQEIIARMHYKSKLKHGLRLFLIESSLTLIAGQKIVDSAGQVEIGELIDFCPLGENNFLIATSILLEHPSQVRFEDQEQIIALKNF; from the coding sequence ATGAATATGAATTTTGATCACTACTTAATTAATCATCGCCCCTATACTTTCAATCCGCCATTAGAAAAGGGTTTTGCATTGCAGCACGATAAAAATTATCTCTTTGAGTTACCTCATTTAGGGATATTAGGTCTTCAAGGTGAGCGTGCCCAAGAATTCTTGCAAGGACAATTAACCTGTGACCTTTACAAGGTTACGCCTAACTCGATGCGCCAAGGGGCACAATGCAACTTAAAGGGACGAATTCTTAGTTTAGTGGATGTGATATATTGGCAACAGTTTCAATTAATCTTGCCCAAAGACTTACTCCTTGAAACACAAAATTCCTTATCTAAAACGGCACTATTATCCAGAGTGACTATCAAACCTGATGAAACTTATAAAATTTACGGTTTTTATTCATCAAACCCTGATAATTTAGTAAATCTCCCCACTCAGCCGTATGCTGCTGTCCACGAGGAAGGATTTTATTGCTATTCCTTAAGCAAACAACTCTACATTTTTGTCGTAAAAAATGAGTCTATCAATGAATTTCATAACTTATTCACTACCACAGAACAATCACAGGGTTCACTAACCTGGCATTACTTAATGCTCACGCAAAAACAAGTTCAAATTTACCCTGAAACAAGAGGGTTGTTTTTACCTCATCGTCTTGATTTGCATTTAACCGAGCATTTAAGCTTTGATAAAGGATGTTATAAAGGGCAGGAAATTATTGCCAGAATGCATTACAAATCAAAATTAAAACATGGATTACGTTTATTCTTAATCGAATCATCACTGACCTTAATCGCGGGTCAAAAAATAGTTGATAGTGCAGGACAAGTTGAGATTGGTGAATTGATTGACTTTTGCCCACTGGGAGAGAACAACTTTCTTATTGCGACAAGCATTCTATTAGAACACCCATCGCAAGTTCGATTTGAAGATCAAGAACAGATTATCGCGCTCAAAAATTTTTAA
- a CDS encoding S1/P1 nuclease, which yields MMKRAFLAVVLGLSLIGNSYSWNSLGHRLVAQIAYHHLNPHTRQILNQYNHALDKAYRPQSLVNSAVWLDSLRYQNELWLGPKHYIDIPFSFDGTELIEPDHINAVTAINSAKRLMQNSAINDFEKGFTLRILLHVVGDIHQPLHAANQFSAKHPKGDLGGNLFPLKNNSVATNLHAYWDKGGGWLNTRKHYSAAQLSKKARIIEKHWPCRLREMNLDPQVWAQESHELAVQKAYQIQYGQQPTKLYQQLVKAAAEQRIAIAGCRLAALLNQIAHW from the coding sequence ATGATGAAGCGAGCGTTCTTAGCTGTTGTATTAGGTTTATCGTTAATTGGCAACAGTTATAGTTGGAATTCATTGGGTCATCGCTTGGTGGCCCAAATCGCTTATCATCATCTTAATCCTCATACCAGACAAATTTTAAATCAATATAACCATGCACTGGATAAGGCTTATAGACCTCAAAGTCTAGTCAATTCTGCTGTATGGTTAGACAGTTTGCGCTATCAAAATGAGCTTTGGCTAGGTCCAAAACATTATATAGACATTCCATTTTCATTTGATGGGACGGAGTTAATTGAACCGGACCACATCAATGCCGTTACAGCAATTAACTCTGCTAAACGATTAATGCAGAATAGTGCTATTAATGATTTTGAAAAGGGCTTCACATTACGTATTTTACTTCACGTTGTTGGTGACATTCATCAACCGCTTCATGCGGCTAATCAATTCAGTGCGAAGCATCCAAAGGGTGATTTGGGAGGTAATCTCTTTCCATTAAAAAACAATTCGGTAGCGACTAATTTACATGCTTATTGGGATAAAGGTGGCGGATGGTTGAACACACGTAAGCATTACAGCGCTGCTCAGTTAAGTAAAAAAGCACGTATCATAGAAAAACATTGGCCTTGCCGTTTACGAGAGATGAATCTCGATCCACAAGTTTGGGCGCAAGAATCCCATGAATTAGCTGTTCAAAAAGCCTATCAAATCCAGTATGGACAACAACCCACTAAACTTTATCAACAATTGGTTAAGGCTGCTGCTGAGCAACGTATCGCTATTGCGGGTTGTCGTTTGGCCGCACTGTTAAATCAAATAGCACATTGGTAA
- the tolR gene encoding protein TolR, producing the protein MSRKKRASSSPIAEINVVPYIDVMLVLLVIFMITAPMLTQGVTVDLPKAASQTLKPTEREPIIVSVNQQGDYFLNISTTPENPIEPKALMVRVAAELELAQQNNQPINVLVKGDQGVPYGKVVGAMSLLKQAGAEQVGLLTDSSDSPQENQG; encoded by the coding sequence ATGTCAAGAAAAAAAAGGGCATCTTCAAGTCCCATTGCTGAAATAAATGTGGTGCCTTATATCGACGTTATGCTGGTATTGCTTGTGATATTTATGATCACTGCACCCATGCTAACGCAAGGGGTTACTGTTGATCTTCCGAAGGCAGCTAGTCAAACATTAAAACCAACAGAAAGAGAGCCCATTATTGTTTCTGTCAATCAACAGGGTGACTATTTTTTAAATATTAGTACGACACCAGAGAACCCAATTGAACCGAAAGCACTAATGGTTCGTGTTGCTGCTGAACTTGAATTAGCCCAGCAAAATAACCAGCCCATCAACGTTTTAGTTAAAGGGGATCAAGGTGTTCCTTATGGTAAAGTTGTAGGGGCGATGAGTTTATTAAAACAAGCTGGAGCTGAGCAAGTGGGGCTCTTGACGGATTCTTCTGATTCACCACAGGAGAATCAGGGATGA
- a CDS encoding RNA polymerase sigma factor has protein sequence MELTDYHLINLAISGDSLAANHLLAKYRKKIFMQIRTQVDDHSIVNDLVQDVCLKVFRYLPTFKYRSSFSTWLYKITQTTIINYFRAIKLELSLSDYCISPENINNSPEFHLTHLELQQKVNEMVLKMPNELQHCFHLYVTQGLSYKVIAKRLQCPLGTVRSRIHRLRNFLKERLSAIS, from the coding sequence ATGGAATTAACGGATTACCACCTAATTAATTTAGCCATATCAGGCGATTCATTAGCTGCTAATCATTTGCTCGCTAAGTACCGGAAAAAAATTTTCATGCAGATCCGTACACAAGTTGATGATCATTCCATAGTGAATGATTTAGTACAAGACGTGTGTTTAAAAGTTTTTCGTTATCTACCGACGTTTAAATATCGCTCAAGTTTTAGTACCTGGTTGTATAAGATAACGCAAACGACAATTATCAATTATTTTCGTGCAATCAAACTAGAGCTAAGTCTTAGTGATTATTGCATAAGCCCTGAGAATATCAATAACTCGCCTGAGTTTCATCTTACCCACTTGGAGCTTCAACAGAAAGTCAACGAGATGGTGCTAAAAATGCCCAATGAGCTGCAGCATTGTTTCCATTTATATGTAACACAAGGCTTAAGTTATAAAGTGATTGCAAAACGCTTGCAATGTCCTTTGGGAACAGTCCGTTCTCGCATTCATCGTCTGCGCAATTTTTTAAAAGAGCGATTAAGCGCAATTTCTTAA
- the ruvB gene encoding Holliday junction branch migration DNA helicase RuvB: MLESDRLISANLAASEEALDRAIRPLSLDEYIGQDAVCSQMRIFIEAAKNRRDALDHVLIFGPPGLGKTTLANIIAHEMGVNLRQTSGPVLERAGDIAAILTNLQENDVLFIDEIHRLSPVIEEILYPAMEDYKLDIMIGEGPAARSIKLELPPFTLIGATTRAGLLTSPLRDRFGIVQRLEFYAIDALCHIVSRSAKLLGVKADKEGAKEIAMRSRGTPRIANRLLRRVRDYAEVKGNGIITLDIAKKALEMLDVDQHGFDVMDRKLILAVIERFDGGPVGIDSIAAAIGEEKGTIEDVLEPYLIQQGFLMRTPRGRIASQLAYQHFGIPMVEQG; the protein is encoded by the coding sequence ATGCTTGAAAGTGACCGTTTGATCAGTGCAAATTTAGCCGCTTCAGAAGAAGCTTTAGATCGTGCTATTCGACCTTTGAGTTTGGATGAATACATCGGCCAAGACGCAGTTTGTTCGCAAATGCGTATTTTTATTGAAGCTGCTAAAAATCGTCGCGATGCTCTGGATCATGTCCTAATTTTTGGTCCCCCAGGTCTAGGTAAAACGACATTAGCTAACATTATTGCCCATGAGATGGGAGTTAATTTACGACAAACATCAGGCCCCGTGCTTGAACGAGCAGGGGATATTGCGGCTATTTTAACTAATCTTCAGGAAAATGATGTTTTATTTATTGATGAAATACATCGCTTAAGTCCTGTTATCGAAGAAATTCTTTATCCGGCAATGGAAGATTACAAACTGGATATTATGATAGGAGAGGGGCCAGCTGCACGTTCAATCAAGCTTGAATTGCCCCCATTCACTCTTATAGGCGCAACAACACGTGCAGGATTACTAACATCTCCTTTACGTGATCGATTTGGAATTGTGCAGCGTTTAGAGTTTTATGCAATTGATGCACTGTGCCACATTGTTTCGCGTTCGGCCAAATTATTAGGTGTGAAAGCAGACAAAGAGGGGGCAAAAGAAATTGCCATGCGCTCTCGTGGAACACCAAGAATTGCTAACAGGCTCTTGCGTCGTGTTAGAGATTACGCTGAAGTGAAAGGCAACGGCATAATCACACTTGATATTGCCAAGAAAGCCTTGGAAATGTTAGATGTTGATCAGCATGGATTCGATGTCATGGACAGAAAATTAATTCTGGCTGTGATTGAGCGTTTTGACGGTGGCCCTGTGGGTATTGATAGTATTGCCGCGGCAATTGGTGAAGAAAAAGGAACTATTGAGGATGTGTTGGAGCCCTACTTAATTCAACAGGGATTTTTAATGCGTACCCCTCGAGGACGTATAGCTTCTCAATTGGCCTATCAGCATTTTGGTATTCCCATGGTTGAACAGGGCTAA